Proteins from one Homalodisca vitripennis isolate AUS2020 chromosome 3, UT_GWSS_2.1, whole genome shotgun sequence genomic window:
- the LOC124358038 gene encoding tigger transposable element-derived protein 2-like, which yields MKDVVYWVSEAWDNVREDTIRRSWRKLFGIEKASRQETAAPENQPRACPPENEELVNLCNHLPVAEPISAEDISEWINGDEDQALTDDVIIQMLNQPEDDDNDEPDGATEKISHTEGLRTIEGALAYIEQQETATTNDLVWLRRWRNRAASLRSSNLSQKTITDFFGKKD from the exons ATGAAAGATGTTGTCTACTGGGTGTCAGAAGCTTGGGATAACGTTAGGGAGGACACTATAAGAAGGTCATGGCGCAAACTTTTCGGAATTGAAAAGGCAAGCCGCCAAGAGACAGCTGCTCCTGAAAACCAGCCAAGAGCATGTCCTCCTGAAAATGAAGAGCTTGTGAATCTTTGTAACCACCTTCCAGTGGCTGAGCCCATCAGTGCAGAGGACATCAGTGAATGGATCAATGGAGATGAGGATCAGGCCCTAACTGATGACGTGATTATCCAGATGCTCAACCAACCAGAAGATGATGACaa cgaTGAACCTGATGGGGCGACTGAGAAAATATCACATACAGAAGGTCTAAGAACGATCGAGGGAGCACTGGCATACATTGAACAACAAGAAACCGCAACAACAAACGATTTAGTTTGGCTGCGACGCTGGCGCAACAGGGCGGCTAGCCTAAGATCCTCTAATCTaagtcaaaaaacaataactgatttctttgggaaaaaagattag